A region from the Mycolicibacterium phlei genome encodes:
- a CDS encoding MCE family protein translates to MKPFSERNHVKLGVIGVAIVLALVVGALQYHRLPLLNNDRQYQAYFSEAGGLKSGSDVQVSGFKVGEVTRVALDGNKIAVTFKVKRSVHLGDRTEAAVKTKSLLGAKVLEVTPRGEAGLQGPIPLDRTTPAYQLPDALGDLASTINDLDTDELNASLSTLAETFKDTAPDLKEALDGVGRFSRVLGERDEELRNLLKDANTVSAVLAERSDQVVSLIVNTNALLEQLQTQSAALDRISGNVSALAQQVSAFIDENNETLKPSLDKLNGVLTIVDNRKTEIQQTIKLLNSYAMSLGESVASGPFFKAYLYNLLPGQFVQPFIDAAFSDLGLDPNVLLPSELTDPPTGQKATPALPVPYPRTGQAGEPRLTIPDAITGNPGDHVCGSPEAPLPGPGCYPLREDHQPAPEPGGPPPGPPARAEDQGTNPNEASQTPQGDQE, encoded by the coding sequence GTGAAACCGTTCTCAGAGCGAAACCACGTCAAACTGGGCGTGATCGGTGTGGCGATCGTGCTCGCCCTGGTGGTCGGGGCACTCCAGTACCATCGCCTGCCGCTGCTCAACAACGACCGCCAGTACCAGGCCTACTTCAGTGAAGCCGGCGGGCTCAAGTCGGGCAGCGACGTTCAGGTCTCCGGCTTCAAGGTCGGCGAGGTCACCCGGGTCGCCCTCGACGGCAACAAGATCGCCGTCACCTTCAAGGTGAAACGGAGCGTCCACCTGGGCGACCGGACCGAAGCGGCCGTGAAGACCAAGAGCCTCCTCGGCGCCAAGGTGCTCGAGGTGACACCCCGCGGGGAGGCCGGTCTGCAGGGTCCGATTCCCCTGGACCGCACCACCCCCGCCTACCAACTGCCGGATGCGCTCGGCGACCTCGCGAGCACCATCAACGATCTCGATACCGACGAACTGAACGCATCGCTGTCGACCCTGGCCGAGACCTTCAAAGACACCGCGCCCGATCTCAAAGAGGCACTTGATGGTGTGGGTCGGTTCTCGCGGGTCCTGGGTGAGCGCGATGAGGAACTGCGGAACCTGCTCAAGGATGCCAACACGGTGAGCGCGGTGCTCGCCGAGCGCAGCGATCAGGTTGTCAGCCTGATCGTCAACACGAATGCCCTGCTCGAGCAACTCCAGACCCAGAGCGCCGCGCTCGACCGCATCTCGGGCAATGTGTCCGCACTGGCACAACAGGTCTCAGCGTTCATCGACGAGAACAACGAGACCCTGAAGCCGTCACTGGACAAGCTCAACGGCGTTCTGACGATCGTCGACAACCGCAAGACGGAGATTCAGCAGACCATCAAGCTGTTGAACAGCTACGCGATGTCGCTGGGTGAGTCGGTGGCATCCGGCCCGTTCTTCAAGGCGTACCTGTACAACCTGCTGCCGGGGCAGTTCGTCCAACCGTTCATCGACGCGGCCTTCTCGGATCTGGGGCTCGATCCCAATGTGCTGTTGCCCTCGGAGTTGACCGATCCCCCGACCGGACAGAAGGCGACTCCCGCTCTGCCCGTGCCCTATCCGCGGACCGGCCAGGCCGGCGAACCCCGGCTCACGATTCCGGATGCGATCACCGGGAACCCGGGCGACCACGTCTGCGGCTCGCCGGAGGCACCACTGCCCGGCCCGGGCTGCTACCCGTTGCGGGAGGACCATCAACCGGCGCCCGAACCGGGCGGACCGCCGCCGGGACCCCCGGCACGTGCGGAGGACCAGGGGACCAACCCGAATGAAGCGTCACAGACACCACAGGGAGACCAGGAATGA
- a CDS encoding MCE family protein: MILDRRIKIQLALFTLIALIAGGIMVIGYIKAPAMLFGVNRYKVVVELDRAGGIYPSGNVTYRGTEVGRIEKVDLTDNGVRAVLSLNRSIPIPSNLRAEVHSQSAIGEQYIALIPEDGNSAPLKDGDVISADRTSVPPDINGLLDAADRGLQAIPRDSLRTAIDESYIAFGGLGPEISRIVKGSTALAIDAKENLDPWMSLIDKGPAVLDSQSNTAGSIQRWASNLADITNQLKARDTALSELFDNGAAAADEGRQMFDRLSPTMPVLLANLVSVAEVAVVYQPAIEQLLVLIPQGTAAMQAGGVMNRHSKSDYKGVNLDFHLMLNTPQPCTTGFLPARQQRTPVEVDFPDRPPGDLYCRVPQDAPVAVRGARNYPCLTRPGKRAPTVKMCESDEEYVPLNNGDSWKGDPNATLSGQDIPQLRPGQSPEPEITPLVVAQYDPATGNYFGPDGRMYNQADIAATARQKLSLRDMLLPPQVG, from the coding sequence GTGATCCTCGACCGTCGTATCAAGATTCAGTTGGCGCTGTTCACGCTGATCGCCCTTATCGCAGGCGGGATCATGGTGATCGGCTACATCAAGGCGCCCGCAATGCTGTTCGGCGTCAACCGCTACAAGGTCGTCGTGGAGCTGGACCGCGCAGGCGGTATCTATCCCAGCGGCAACGTGACCTACCGCGGCACCGAGGTGGGGCGCATCGAGAAGGTCGATCTCACCGACAACGGTGTGAGGGCGGTGCTGTCGTTGAATCGCTCCATCCCGATCCCGTCGAATCTACGCGCCGAGGTGCACAGCCAGTCGGCGATCGGCGAACAGTACATCGCTCTGATCCCGGAGGACGGCAACTCGGCGCCGCTGAAAGACGGCGACGTGATCAGCGCCGACCGCACCTCGGTTCCCCCGGACATCAACGGTCTGCTCGATGCGGCAGACCGGGGGTTGCAGGCGATCCCGCGGGACAGCCTGCGCACGGCGATCGACGAGAGCTACATTGCGTTCGGCGGTCTCGGGCCGGAGATCTCCCGGATCGTCAAGGGGTCGACCGCACTGGCCATCGACGCCAAAGAGAACCTCGACCCGTGGATGTCGCTGATCGACAAGGGACCGGCCGTGCTGGACTCACAGTCGAACACAGCGGGCTCCATTCAGCGGTGGGCGAGCAATCTGGCGGACATCACGAATCAGCTCAAGGCTCGGGATACGGCCCTGTCGGAGCTCTTCGACAACGGGGCCGCGGCCGCCGACGAGGGACGGCAGATGTTCGACCGGCTGTCGCCCACCATGCCGGTACTGCTGGCGAATCTGGTTTCCGTCGCAGAGGTCGCGGTTGTCTACCAGCCGGCCATCGAGCAGCTGCTGGTGCTGATCCCGCAGGGCACCGCGGCGATGCAGGCCGGTGGTGTCATGAACCGGCACTCGAAGTCCGACTACAAGGGTGTGAACCTGGACTTCCACCTCATGCTGAACACGCCGCAGCCGTGCACCACGGGCTTCCTGCCAGCACGGCAGCAGCGCACACCGGTCGAGGTGGACTTCCCGGATCGCCCGCCGGGCGACCTGTACTGCCGCGTACCGCAGGACGCCCCGGTCGCGGTCCGAGGCGCCCGCAACTACCCCTGCCTGACCCGGCCGGGCAAGAGGGCGCCCACCGTGAAGATGTGTGAGAGCGACGAGGAGTACGTGCCCCTCAACAACGGGGACAGCTGGAAGGGTGATCCGAACGCCACCCTGTCCGGTCAGGACATTCCGCAGTTGCGGCCGGGGCAGAGCCCCGAGCCGGAGATAACGCCGCTTGTCGTGGCCCAGTACGACCCGGCGACAGGCAACTACTTCGGGCCGGACGGCAGGATGTACAACCAGGCCGATATCGCCGCGACGGCGCGCCAGAAGTTGTCTTTGCGCGACATGCTGCTGCCTCCGCAGGTCGGATAG
- a CDS encoding ABC transporter permease: protein MSVVAGARFPRLRRTAGAFARSWNRIGTQAQFYGQTVKSIGDAFAHYRIEIVRLIAQMGLGTGALAVVGGTVVIVGFLTLTTGALVAVQGYNQFSQVGTEALTGFASAYFNVRLIAPMTAGIALAATIGAGATAQLGAMRINEEVDALEVMGIRSIAYLASTRVVAGVIVVIPLYCVAMLMSFFAARFGTTAVYGQSTGVYDHYFNTFLNPIDLIWSFVLAIAMATVIMLVHTYYGFNAAGGPAGVGEAVGRAVRTSLVASAVVVLFLSMAIYGQSGNFNLAG from the coding sequence ATGAGCGTCGTCGCGGGTGCCCGCTTTCCGCGCCTGCGCAGGACTGCCGGCGCGTTCGCGCGGAGTTGGAACCGGATCGGTACGCAGGCCCAGTTCTACGGCCAGACCGTCAAATCGATCGGTGACGCGTTCGCGCACTACCGCATCGAGATCGTGCGTCTCATCGCACAGATGGGTCTGGGTACCGGGGCTCTCGCCGTGGTCGGTGGCACCGTCGTCATCGTCGGCTTTCTCACCTTGACCACAGGTGCGCTGGTCGCCGTTCAGGGTTACAACCAGTTCTCGCAAGTCGGAACCGAAGCGCTAACCGGTTTCGCCTCAGCGTATTTCAACGTGCGACTGATCGCGCCCATGACAGCGGGGATCGCGCTCGCGGCGACCATCGGCGCCGGTGCGACGGCTCAACTGGGCGCCATGCGGATCAACGAAGAGGTCGATGCCCTGGAGGTGATGGGCATCCGTTCCATCGCGTACCTGGCCTCGACGCGGGTGGTGGCCGGTGTCATCGTCGTCATCCCGCTCTACTGCGTCGCGATGCTGATGTCCTTTTTCGCGGCCCGCTTCGGGACGACCGCGGTGTACGGGCAGTCGACAGGCGTCTACGACCACTACTTCAACACGTTTCTGAATCCGATCGATCTGATCTGGTCCTTCGTCCTCGCCATCGCAATGGCAACCGTGATCATGCTGGTCCACACCTACTACGGGTTCAACGCCGCAGGCGGCCCGGCCGGGGTGGGCGAGGCCGTGGGGCGTGCGGTCCGCACCTCCCTGGTGGCATCCGCGGTCGTCGTGTTGTTCCTCTCGATGGCGATCTACGGCCAGTCCGGAAACTTCAATCTCGCGGGATAA
- a CDS encoding MCE family protein gives MAQRHGEHRVHPGWWALGLVTVSVVGILLCLALFAGTFRRFVPVTLVSERSGLVMETGAKVKMRGVPVGRVGDIKPGRDSSSLRLEIFPQYISEIPANVDAEIRATTAFGAKYVELIPPSDPSAQPLQAGAVVRTRNVSTEVNTVFQSLVSVLHQVDPPKLNAVLTAIADGVRGQGERIGEATTAANEVLLAINPRMDTVREDWRALERYSDTYTAASQDIVSTLGAASTTSKTITDRADALDNLLLNVIGFANVGTTFTTDNKANLISAIDQLEPTTGLLLYYSPTYTCTLVGGKIHLDNGAYDGFGGNGRTEVADIGLLLGEDPYRYPDHLPKVAAKGGPGGKPSCGSLPDVAEKWPVRQLVTNTGWGTGLDIRPNPGIGNPWFTNFFPTTRAVPEAPHEHHLPGPAIGPVPYPGAPPYGAPLYGPDGQPLWAGPPPGAPPPPVPGVPNPPPPYGTGTGPQPAQPPAPQP, from the coding sequence ATGGCTCAAAGACACGGAGAACACCGGGTGCACCCCGGTTGGTGGGCGCTCGGCCTGGTCACCGTCAGTGTGGTCGGCATCCTGCTGTGCCTGGCCCTCTTCGCGGGGACCTTCCGTAGGTTCGTTCCGGTCACCCTCGTCTCGGAACGGTCGGGTCTGGTGATGGAGACGGGTGCCAAGGTCAAGATGCGTGGCGTCCCCGTCGGCCGCGTGGGCGACATCAAGCCCGGCCGTGACTCGTCGAGTCTGCGACTCGAGATCTTTCCGCAGTACATCTCCGAGATCCCGGCCAACGTCGACGCCGAGATTCGGGCGACCACCGCGTTCGGCGCCAAATACGTTGAGCTGATTCCTCCGAGCGATCCGAGCGCGCAGCCCCTCCAGGCCGGGGCCGTGGTGCGGACCCGGAATGTCAGCACGGAGGTCAACACCGTTTTCCAGAGCCTGGTGTCGGTCCTGCACCAGGTCGATCCGCCGAAGCTGAATGCGGTGCTGACCGCGATCGCGGACGGCGTCAGGGGACAGGGTGAGCGCATCGGGGAGGCGACCACCGCCGCCAACGAGGTGCTGCTCGCCATCAACCCGCGGATGGACACGGTCCGGGAGGACTGGCGGGCCCTGGAACGCTACAGCGACACGTATACGGCCGCGTCGCAGGACATCGTCTCCACCCTCGGCGCGGCGAGCACGACGTCCAAGACGATCACCGATCGCGCTGATGCGCTGGACAACCTGCTCCTCAACGTCATCGGGTTCGCCAACGTGGGAACCACATTCACCACGGATAACAAGGCCAACCTGATCTCCGCGATCGACCAGCTCGAGCCGACCACGGGTCTGCTCCTGTACTACAGCCCCACCTACACCTGCACCCTGGTGGGCGGCAAGATCCACCTCGACAACGGCGCCTATGACGGCTTCGGCGGCAACGGTCGTACCGAGGTCGCAGACATCGGCCTGTTGTTGGGCGAGGACCCGTACCGGTATCCGGACCATCTACCCAAGGTCGCCGCCAAGGGCGGACCGGGGGGCAAGCCGAGCTGCGGATCGCTTCCCGACGTCGCCGAGAAGTGGCCCGTCCGCCAGCTCGTCACGAACACGGGTTGGGGCACAGGGCTTGACATCCGCCCGAACCCGGGCATCGGGAACCCGTGGTTCACCAACTTCTTCCCGACCACCCGCGCAGTACCGGAGGCACCGCACGAGCACCACCTGCCCGGTCCGGCCATCGGCCCGGTGCCTTACCCGGGAGCTCCGCCGTACGGCGCACCGCTGTACGGACCCGACGGCCAGCCCCTGTGGGCCGGCCCGCCCCCGGGAGCGCCGCCGCCACCGGTCCCCGGGGTGCCGAATCCCCCACCGCCGTACGGAACCGGTACGGGGCCGCAGCCGGCTCAACCGCCGGCGCCGCAGCCATGA
- a CDS encoding MCE family protein: MTTRAKRLSLSVVLVGTLVAGFITAVSLGGGIGKKHYVAIFDNSNGIFAGDEVLILGVPVGEIESIEPRPDGAKIEFWVDDQYKIPADAKALIISPQLVTARAIQLTPVYEGGPELQENSVIPKERTAVPVEWDDFRQQLEKLTESLQPTEPGGLSPLGSYIETVADNLRGQGPDIRETVIALSEAISALGDRSDDMFSTMKNLSTLVSALHSSTELLSRFNVNMANVTTLLANDPDEVDRVVNDINTAAAKVRQFVADNREALGTSTDKLASISTAVTESMDDIKQALHVTPNAFQNFVNIFQPTQGAITGAIAMTNFNNPLQFICSAIQAASRLGAEQSAKLCVQYLAPIFKNRQYNFLPLGINPVVGVGARPNEITYSEDWLRPDYNYRAAQQQPQPQAPAEAAPPAAGEPLAAEAPQPEPPAAEPHHVDPAEGLEGLMTPPGAGS; encoded by the coding sequence ATGACGACCCGCGCTAAGCGGCTCAGCCTGAGTGTGGTTCTGGTCGGCACACTCGTGGCCGGGTTCATCACCGCGGTGTCGCTCGGCGGCGGCATCGGTAAGAAGCACTACGTCGCGATCTTCGACAACAGCAACGGCATCTTCGCCGGTGACGAGGTGCTCATCCTCGGCGTCCCCGTCGGCGAGATCGAATCGATCGAGCCTCGGCCGGATGGCGCGAAGATCGAGTTCTGGGTCGACGACCAGTACAAGATTCCAGCGGACGCTAAGGCCCTGATCATCTCGCCCCAACTGGTCACGGCGCGCGCGATCCAGCTCACCCCTGTTTACGAGGGTGGCCCTGAACTGCAGGAGAATTCGGTAATCCCGAAGGAGCGCACCGCCGTACCGGTCGAGTGGGATGACTTCCGTCAGCAGCTGGAGAAGTTGACCGAGAGTCTGCAGCCCACAGAGCCGGGCGGACTCAGCCCACTCGGTTCCTACATCGAGACCGTTGCCGACAACCTGAGAGGCCAGGGGCCCGACATCAGGGAAACCGTGATCGCGCTGTCCGAGGCGATTTCCGCCCTCGGCGATCGCAGTGACGACATGTTCTCGACGATGAAGAACCTGTCGACCCTGGTCTCAGCCCTGCATTCCAGCACCGAGTTGTTGTCGCGGTTCAACGTCAACATGGCGAACGTGACCACTCTGCTCGCCAACGACCCCGACGAAGTGGACCGGGTGGTCAACGACATCAACACCGCAGCGGCGAAGGTTCGTCAGTTCGTCGCCGACAACCGGGAGGCGTTGGGCACCTCCACCGACAAGCTGGCGTCGATCTCCACCGCGGTGACGGAAAGCATGGACGACATCAAGCAGGCCCTGCATGTGACGCCCAACGCATTCCAGAACTTCGTCAACATCTTCCAGCCGACTCAAGGTGCGATCACCGGGGCGATCGCAATGACGAACTTCAACAATCCGCTGCAGTTCATCTGCAGCGCGATCCAGGCGGCATCACGACTGGGGGCAGAGCAGTCGGCGAAGCTGTGCGTGCAGTATCTGGCGCCGATCTTCAAGAACCGCCAGTACAACTTCCTGCCGCTCGGCATCAACCCGGTCGTCGGCGTCGGCGCACGACCCAACGAGATCACCTACAGCGAGGACTGGTTGCGGCCGGACTACAACTACCGGGCGGCACAGCAGCAGCCGCAGCCGCAGGCACCGGCCGAGGCCGCACCTCCCGCAGCCGGAGAACCGCTGGCGGCGGAGGCCCCGCAGCCAGAACCGCCGGCAGCCGAACCACACCACGTCGACCCGGCGGAAGGTCTGGAAGGACTGATGACACCTCCTGGAGCGGGATCATGA
- a CDS encoding nuclear transport factor 2 family protein: protein MNGNEEVVSRFLEAATTGDVRTFRSLLSPEIDWWIPRAFRADLEKVTGIPTPEGESFRGLDSVMGDFLIPVMRRFVPGTARLTIDDLIGAGEKVAVVAHMEARLDDGGEYLNNYAFVMTVRDGRIISVREYLDTLYAVRALCG from the coding sequence ATGAATGGCAACGAAGAGGTGGTGTCACGCTTTCTCGAGGCGGCGACGACCGGTGATGTGCGGACCTTTCGCTCGCTCCTGTCACCCGAGATCGACTGGTGGATCCCCCGGGCGTTCCGCGCGGACCTGGAGAAGGTGACCGGCATCCCCACGCCGGAGGGGGAGTCCTTCAGAGGTCTCGATTCGGTCATGGGCGACTTCCTGATTCCGGTGATGAGACGCTTCGTCCCGGGGACGGCCAGACTCACCATCGACGACCTGATCGGTGCCGGCGAGAAGGTCGCTGTTGTCGCCCACATGGAGGCGCGGCTCGACGACGGCGGCGAGTACCTGAACAACTACGCCTTCGTCATGACCGTCCGTGACGGCAGGATCATCTCCGTGCGCGAGTATCTCGACACTCTCTACGCCGTTCGGGCGCTCTGCGGCTAG
- a CDS encoding MCE family protein: MKARLASVVWPLSIFTVVCSLGMFALLTLFAELRFEKQSVYKAEFSNVSGLEEGNFVRVAGVEVGKVKKIDLLGDTALVEFSADNAVVLTRGTQAAIRYDNPIGGRFLELLEGAGGTERLKPGETIPLVQTQPALDLDALIGGFRPLFRALSPDQVNALSRQLIDAFQGQGPTINSVLSHTAALTSTLADRDVLIGQVITNLNTVVGSLSEQNGQFKKAIDSLSELVAGLSERKKDISDAVANANAAAASVTDLLAQAREPFTRVVHESDRANSIVIADHKYVDDLLATLPATYRMLARQGMYGDYFSYYLCDAVLKLNGKGGQPVYVKVAGQNNGRCAAR; encoded by the coding sequence GTGAAGGCGAGACTTGCCAGTGTCGTTTGGCCCCTGAGCATCTTCACGGTCGTCTGTTCGCTGGGTATGTTCGCGCTCCTGACGCTGTTCGCAGAGTTGCGATTCGAAAAGCAATCCGTGTACAAGGCGGAGTTCAGCAACGTCAGCGGACTGGAGGAGGGCAACTTCGTCCGCGTCGCCGGGGTCGAGGTCGGGAAGGTCAAGAAGATCGACCTGCTCGGTGACACCGCGCTCGTCGAGTTCTCGGCGGACAACGCGGTGGTGCTGACCCGAGGGACGCAGGCTGCGATTCGGTACGACAACCCGATCGGCGGCCGCTTCCTGGAACTGCTGGAAGGTGCGGGCGGGACAGAGCGGCTCAAGCCGGGCGAGACGATCCCGCTCGTTCAGACCCAGCCCGCGCTGGACCTCGACGCGCTCATCGGCGGATTCCGGCCGCTCTTCCGCGCGCTCAGCCCGGACCAGGTAAACGCGTTGTCACGCCAGCTCATCGACGCGTTCCAAGGACAGGGGCCGACCATCAACTCCGTCCTCTCGCACACGGCTGCTCTCACCAGCACGCTGGCTGATCGAGACGTGCTGATCGGACAGGTCATCACCAACCTCAACACCGTCGTCGGCTCGTTGAGTGAGCAGAACGGCCAGTTCAAGAAGGCCATCGACTCGCTGTCGGAGCTCGTGGCCGGTCTGTCCGAGCGCAAGAAGGACATCAGCGACGCGGTCGCCAACGCCAATGCGGCAGCGGCGTCGGTCACCGATCTGCTCGCCCAGGCGCGGGAACCGTTCACCCGGGTCGTCCACGAGTCAGACCGTGCGAACTCCATCGTCATCGCGGACCACAAGTACGTCGACGATCTGCTCGCGACGCTGCCGGCCACCTACAGAATGCTTGCCCGCCAAGGAATGTACGGCGACTACTTCAGCTACTACCTGTGCGACGCGGTTCTGAAACTGAACGGCAAGGGTGGTCAACCGGTGTACGTCAAGGTCGCTGGCCAGAACAACGGAAGGTGTGCGGCCAGGTGA
- a CDS encoding MlaE family ABC transporter permease, with protein sequence MITSEAIAKPMRGVGGFVGMALDTLVAIPKKPFAWREFLHQSWFVAKVSLLPTLMLALPFCVLMMFTFNILLVEFGAADYSGTGAAYGTVTQLGPVVTVLVVAGAGATSMCADLGARTIREELDAMRVMGIDPIQALVVPRVLAATFVAVLLSPVVILVGITGGFFFSVFVQDVTPGAFAGGMTLITGIADVIISLIKAGLFGLTAGLIACFKGITVKGGPAGVGNAVNETVVYTFVALFAINIVASAVAVQVTI encoded by the coding sequence ATGATCACATCGGAGGCGATCGCCAAGCCGATGCGTGGCGTCGGCGGATTCGTCGGTATGGCACTCGACACTCTTGTGGCGATACCGAAGAAGCCGTTCGCGTGGCGTGAGTTTCTCCACCAGTCCTGGTTCGTCGCCAAGGTCTCGCTGCTGCCCACCCTGATGCTGGCGCTGCCGTTCTGTGTGCTCATGATGTTCACCTTCAACATCCTGTTGGTGGAATTCGGCGCGGCCGACTACTCGGGCACGGGGGCCGCCTACGGCACCGTGACCCAGCTGGGCCCGGTCGTGACCGTGCTCGTGGTGGCGGGTGCCGGTGCCACGTCCATGTGCGCCGATCTCGGTGCCCGAACGATCCGCGAGGAACTGGACGCCATGCGGGTGATGGGTATCGACCCGATCCAGGCACTGGTCGTTCCCCGGGTCTTGGCGGCCACATTCGTCGCGGTGCTCCTGAGCCCGGTGGTGATCCTGGTCGGTATCACCGGCGGCTTCTTCTTCTCGGTGTTCGTGCAGGACGTCACGCCCGGCGCCTTCGCGGGCGGGATGACACTCATCACGGGTATCGCCGACGTGATCATCTCCCTCATCAAGGCCGGGCTCTTCGGCCTGACCGCGGGGCTGATCGCGTGTTTCAAGGGCATCACCGTGAAAGGCGGGCCGGCAGGCGTGGGCAACGCGGTCAACGAGACCGTCGTCTACACCTTCGTCGCGCTCTTCGCGATCAACATCGTCGCCAGTGCCGTCGCAGTGCAGGTGACGATATGA
- a CDS encoding virulence factor Mce family protein produces MRPGRKGYCGKARWRLIAGCLLAVAVAVSGCGWRGPNSLPLPGTEGKGPGSFEIKAQLPQVTNLERNSRVRVGDVTVGHVSDIELQGWHALVTMRLNGDVDLPANATATVGQTSLLGSLHVELAPPKDIPPEGKLRDGSVIPLKDGGTYPTTEQTLSAVSMLLNGGGLGQIQDITEAFSTAFNGRSQDLRSLIDQLDVFIARADEQKDDIIAATESLNTLAGEFAEQKPVVDEALRTIPDALTVLKDKRDQLIEAYDRVGDFSAVTVETVDAIKADLVKELKDIAPVFKALADAGPAMTRSLSFFSVYPWAKETIPNWVRGDYVNLTAVIDLTLSRLDATLLTGTRFEGALTELEMQWGRTIGQLPSPYTARNPLVAPYIFDQGP; encoded by the coding sequence ATGAGGCCTGGCAGGAAAGGGTATTGCGGTAAGGCGCGTTGGCGTCTCATCGCGGGTTGCCTGCTCGCCGTCGCCGTCGCGGTTTCGGGCTGCGGGTGGCGTGGGCCGAACTCCCTTCCGCTACCCGGAACGGAGGGCAAGGGACCGGGGTCGTTCGAGATCAAGGCTCAGCTGCCCCAGGTGACGAACCTCGAGCGCAACTCGCGGGTCCGTGTCGGCGACGTGACGGTCGGCCACGTGTCGGACATCGAACTGCAGGGCTGGCACGCTCTCGTCACGATGCGCCTCAACGGTGATGTGGATCTGCCCGCCAACGCGACGGCGACCGTCGGACAGACCAGCCTGCTGGGCAGCCTGCACGTGGAACTCGCACCACCGAAAGATATTCCCCCGGAGGGGAAGTTGCGAGACGGCTCGGTGATCCCGCTCAAGGACGGCGGCACGTATCCCACCACCGAGCAGACGTTGTCCGCGGTGTCGATGCTTCTGAACGGCGGTGGGCTCGGTCAGATCCAGGACATCACCGAGGCGTTCAGCACGGCCTTCAACGGCCGGAGTCAGGATCTGCGCAGCCTCATCGACCAGCTCGACGTGTTCATCGCGAGGGCCGACGAGCAGAAGGACGACATCATCGCCGCCACGGAGAGCCTGAACACGCTGGCGGGTGAGTTCGCCGAGCAGAAGCCGGTGGTCGATGAGGCGCTGCGGACGATCCCCGATGCCCTGACGGTGCTGAAGGACAAGCGCGACCAGCTGATCGAGGCCTACGACAGGGTCGGGGATTTCAGCGCTGTCACCGTCGAAACCGTCGACGCGATCAAGGCGGATCTGGTGAAGGAACTCAAGGACATCGCCCCGGTCTTCAAAGCCCTGGCCGATGCCGGACCGGCGATGACGCGGTCGCTGAGCTTCTTCTCCGTCTACCCGTGGGCCAAGGAGACCATCCCGAACTGGGTCCGCGGTGACTATGTGAACCTGACCGCGGTCATCGACCTGACGTTGAGCCGTCTCGACGCGACGCTGCTGACCGGCACACGCTTCGAAGGTGCCTTGACCGAACTGGAAATGCAGTGGGGCCGCACGATCGGGCAGCTGCCGAGTCCGTACACAGCGCGAAACCCGCTCGTCGCTCCCTACATCTTCGACCAGGGGCCGTAA